The region CTCAGCGTTCGTGGCGACAACCGGAACCGAACAACCCACTGAGGGGATGTCTGCCTGGTGAAAGCCGGGGAAGACGTTCACCTTCAGGACATCGTCGCGCTCTTCGTAGGTCCGCGCTTTGGCCATTACCTCGGCCATTGGTCCAGCCATGGTGTTCTGTTTGGGACCCATCGCGAGCACCGGCGGGCGTTCGATATGCATCGCCGGATCGACCTCACCGCGCATCGTCTGGGCCAGAAGGCGTAGCGCCCGGCGGCCCGTATCACCCATATCCGTGTGGGGGTACTCCTCGTACGCAACGAGAACGTCCGCCGCCTCGACGAGTTCGTCGGTGATGTTGCCGTGGAGGTCGAGCGACACCGCGATGGGGACATCCGGGCCGACCGCTTCCCGCACCATCGACGCCAGTGGTCCTTCACCGTCGTCACGTCCCTCGGGGACCATCGCTCCATGGAGACAGAGGATTACGCCGTCGAGGTCGTCGCCGTGTTCCTCGACGCCGTCGAGAATCTGCCCCGTGTAGAACTCGTAGGCGTCTGCTGCCACGATACCGCTCGGCGTCGCCGAGGCCGACACCGTGTACCGAAGGTCGATTCCTTCGTCCTCGGCGACTTCGATGGCCCCGCCCTCACAGGTGTTCGTGTCGCGCATCTTCTCCGGAATCTCGTCGCCGAAATACTCCTGTCGCTGCTGGAACAGCGGCCTGTCCGTCTTCCCGAGCGCGAACGTGTTCGTCTCGTGGGCGAATCCCCCGAGAAGCACAGTTTCATCTGCCATGGCCCGGAATTTCGGTTCTCATCTGTTAAAGGGGGGCCCTGCCATGCACGGGCGTCTGCATACGAGCCCCGCTATGTGAGGGGGCATCCTTAGGGAGGTGCCCACGCGATGTGGTGCATGCACACAAGTATCACTATCCGGGCGGCTGCCGGACGGGAGGAAAGACAGTGACCGCCGATCTGCTTCTCGAGAACGCTCGCATCGTCGACGGGACGGGCGCACCGTGGTTCCGTGGGAGCATCGCCGTCGAAAACGGCCAAATCCAGCGCGTCGTCCGTGGGGACGCCGCCGTGGACGCGGAGCGGACAGTCGACCTCGACCAGCAGGTGGTCTCTCCCGGATTCGTCGATACGCACTCCCACTCCGACCTCGAACTGTTTGCGGACCCCGTCCTGGCGCCGAAAATCAAGCAAGGGATCACGACGGAAATCCTCGGTCAGGACGGCTTCTCGATGGCGCCGATGCACCGCGAAGGTGGCGCCGAGGAGTGGGCGCGCCACCTCTCGGGGCTCGCCGGCGACGTGGATGTGGACTGGAACTGGGACGACACCACGGAGTACCTCGACGCCGTGGCGGCGAACGGCATCGGGCCGAACATCGCGACGCTCGTGGGGCACGGAACGGTGCGGTTCAACGTGCTCGGTATGTCGGACGACACACCGACCGACGAGGAGTTGGCGGAGATGGCGTCTCTCGTCGACGACGCGCTCGAGGCGGGCGCCATCGGCTTCTCGACAGGGCTGGTCTACTCGCCCCAGGTAAACGCCTCGACGGAGGAGGTCCAGCAGCTCGCGGCCGAGCTCGCCCCGTACGGTCGCCCCTTCGTTGCCCACATCCGGAGTGAAGGCCGATGGATCTGGGAGGCGCTGGATGAGTTCGTAGACATCGGCATGGCGGAGCAGATCCCTCTCCACCTCTCGCACTACAAGATGTCCGGCACTGAGCAGCAGGGGAAAGCTGCCCGGGCGAACCATCTGCTCGAGGCGGCGCGCGAGCGCGGCGTCGACATCACGGCCGAGCAGTACCCCTACACGGCGGGAAACACGCTCCTGTCTGCCGTGCTGCCGCCGTGGGTGCACGCCGACGGCCCGGAGGCTGTTCTCGAGACGCTCCAGGACGAGGAATCCCGTGAACGCATCAAGCAGGACGTTGAGGAGTGGCGCATCGACGGCTGGGAGAACCAGGGCGCCCGCTCGGGCTGGGAGAACATCGTCGTCCGAAATCTCGACACTGCGGCGTGGCAGGTGTACGAGGGCGAGACGGTCGCCGCCATCGCCGCCGACAGGGACCAGCACCCGGTGCTGACCGTCTGTGATATCCTTGTCGACGAAACGCTCTCACCGGCGATGATCCTCCACACGATCGCCGAGTCGGACGTGCAGGAGATCATGGCCAACGAGCGCGTCGGCGTCGCCACAGACGGGTTGTTCGGCGCGTTCCCGCATCCCCGGACATACGGCACCTATCCGCGCATCTTGGGGAGTTACGTGCGTGAGGAGAACCACCTCACGCTGGAGGAAGCGGTACGGAAGATGACCTCGCTGCCCGCGCGGGCGATGGGTTTGGACAGCAAAGGCGTGATTCGACCGGGAATGGACGCCGACCTCGTGGTGTTCGACCCGGCAACGGTCAGGACGCCAGCGACGTTCGACAACCCACGACAGTCACCGAAGGGGATGCCACACGTGCTGGTCGACGGGGAGTTCGTCGTCCGAGACGGCGAGCTGACAGGGGCGACGCCCGGAGAAGCGATCCGA is a window of halophilic archaeon DL31 DNA encoding:
- a CDS encoding Microcystin LR degradation protein MlrC (PFAM: Microcystin LR degradation protein MlrC, N-terminal; Microcystin LR degradation protein MlrC, C-terminal~KEGG: nmg:Nmag_3774 microcystin LR degradation protein MlrC-like protein); protein product: MADETVLLGGFAHETNTFALGKTDRPLFQQRQEYFGDEIPEKMRDTNTCEGGAIEVAEDEGIDLRYTVSASATPSGIVAADAYEFYTGQILDGVEEHGDDLDGVILCLHGAMVPEGRDDGEGPLASMVREAVGPDVPIAVSLDLHGNITDELVEAADVLVAYEEYPHTDMGDTGRRALRLLAQTMRGEVDPAMHIERPPVLAMGPKQNTMAGPMAEVMAKARTYEERDDVLKVNVFPGFHQADIPSVGCSVPVVATNAETAAEVSREMAEHIWGRRHDFIGDYPGPEEAVATAKRNAVELTEEDGPIVLADVGDNPGGGGAGDGTTVLREMLEQDLTNTGFAIMCDPEIVDQCIEAGVGERVTVTVGGKTDDMHGEPIENVDGYVTAITDGEFVNTGPMGTGGENHLGRTVHMTCGHEDGVSVLLTENRQQPLDAEIWRHAGIQPERLDTLVVKSMNHFRADYEPMSSEVIPINSIGLCSMDPRNFEFTKLPRPKFPLDEMADDAYPDWE
- a CDS encoding N-acyl-D-glutamate deacylase (KEGG: nmg:Nmag_3978 N-acyl-D-glutamate deacylase~PFAM: D-aminoacylase, C-terminal; Amidohydrolase 1), which encodes MVHAHKYHYPGGCRTGGKTVTADLLLENARIVDGTGAPWFRGSIAVENGQIQRVVRGDAAVDAERTVDLDQQVVSPGFVDTHSHSDLELFADPVLAPKIKQGITTEILGQDGFSMAPMHREGGAEEWARHLSGLAGDVDVDWNWDDTTEYLDAVAANGIGPNIATLVGHGTVRFNVLGMSDDTPTDEELAEMASLVDDALEAGAIGFSTGLVYSPQVNASTEEVQQLAAELAPYGRPFVAHIRSEGRWIWEALDEFVDIGMAEQIPLHLSHYKMSGTEQQGKAARANHLLEAARERGVDITAEQYPYTAGNTLLSAVLPPWVHADGPEAVLETLQDEESRERIKQDVEEWRIDGWENQGARSGWENIVVRNLDTAAWQVYEGETVAAIAADRDQHPVLTVCDILVDETLSPAMILHTIAESDVQEIMANERVGVATDGLFGAFPHPRTYGTYPRILGSYVREENHLTLEEAVRKMTSLPARAMGLDSKGVIRPGMDADLVVFDPATVRTPATFDNPRQSPKGMPHVLVDGEFVVRDGELTGATPGEAIRQ